One genomic region from Acidobacteriota bacterium encodes:
- a CDS encoding serine/threonine-protein kinase codes for MADRRPPEEPSARDRQADRLLSELLDLPPDRRARRLREACGEDSRLRQQVASLLAAADATDSLLRPGGAIDDEFLRHLTVGSPLQPGADLGRYRLLREIGRGGMGVVYLAERADGHFDQRVAIKVLSFGGDRTAQERFARERQILADLEHPHIARLLDGGVTDEGHPFLVMEFVDGLALDRYCRDKGLALKARLGLVSKVCEAVQAAHGQLVVHRDLKPSNILVTGDGQIKLLDFGIAKLLAPSAGQTEAPAQDLTSANYLTPQYASPEQVRGEAITVASDIYQLGMLAFELLAGCLPYDVRTVTAAEAERAICQEDVARPSEMRALLPAKDVAPGLPSAQELRGDLDTIVLEALRKEPGRRYESVGRLRDDLNNYLAGLPVSARPDTWHYRLGKFIRRNALPVAATVGTALLIAFLVISFTIRLARERDQTLAAAQRAEQQRQIAETRSREAVAVEDFLIDLFDVSDPNLSGAAGRDLTALEILQRGLGQLRDPSSQNLRGRARLFAAVGKIYSHLELFDEADDILQEALRIAENAPGDHRLEHSYVLGTYGDFLYQAGKTPEAIEPLRQTLALRRDVLPAGHERIATAAAGLANVLLSNGQAEESARLATEALVVMEALDRPDPGQFSFLLCLLGQAKLQHGEFQEAEAVLLRALDHSRQHFEEESFQHVQVIESLSHAYINQGKHEAAIPLLEQAIRSHNTLLGPNSFKVALTQQTLAASYVGLGELAEATRLQQDALAIVAEIAGADSRAAISLRHNLASLRLDQGDAAGAEADFRELRADQERTLVPSHPFHGITLGDLGRALTAQGKDREAEAVLLESLAQIEEHSGPRGQFITYTLLNLGRLYRSQGRVEEAEPLLRRALDIRRETMAADSPEVEEARAELLDFLRDTGRSGEAEASGSARVCGG; via the coding sequence ATGGCTGATCGCCGGCCACCGGAGGAACCGAGTGCCAGAGACCGGCAAGCGGACCGACTCCTCTCGGAGTTGCTCGATCTTCCGCCGGATCGCCGCGCCCGGCGCTTGCGGGAGGCCTGCGGCGAGGACTCCCGTCTGCGCCAGCAGGTGGCCTCCCTGCTGGCGGCGGCCGACGCAACGGATTCCCTGCTACGGCCCGGTGGCGCCATCGATGACGAATTCCTGCGGCACCTGACGGTCGGATCGCCCCTCCAGCCGGGCGCAGATCTCGGCCGGTACCGCCTGTTGCGCGAGATCGGCCGCGGCGGCATGGGGGTGGTCTACCTCGCCGAGCGGGCGGACGGTCACTTCGACCAGCGAGTCGCCATCAAAGTCCTCTCCTTCGGCGGCGACCGCACCGCCCAGGAGCGCTTTGCCCGGGAACGGCAGATTCTGGCGGATCTGGAGCACCCCCACATCGCCCGGCTGCTCGACGGCGGGGTCACCGACGAGGGCCACCCCTTCTTGGTCATGGAATTCGTGGACGGCTTGGCGCTCGATCGCTACTGCCGCGACAAAGGCCTCGCCTTGAAAGCCCGCCTCGGCCTGGTGTCGAAGGTCTGCGAAGCCGTCCAGGCGGCCCACGGACAACTGGTGGTGCATCGGGATCTCAAGCCATCGAACATCCTGGTCACCGGCGACGGCCAGATCAAGCTGCTCGATTTCGGCATCGCCAAGCTCCTGGCCCCATCCGCCGGGCAAACCGAAGCGCCTGCTCAGGATCTGACCTCGGCGAACTATCTGACGCCCCAGTACGCCAGCCCGGAACAGGTGCGAGGAGAAGCCATCACCGTCGCCTCGGACATCTACCAACTCGGCATGCTCGCCTTCGAACTGCTTGCCGGCTGCCTGCCCTATGACGTGCGTACCGTCACGGCGGCCGAGGCGGAGCGAGCGATCTGCCAGGAGGACGTCGCGCGACCGAGCGAGATGCGGGCTCTCCTACCGGCCAAGGACGTCGCCCCGGGCCTGCCGTCGGCCCAAGAACTGCGCGGCGACCTCGACACCATCGTGCTCGAAGCGCTGCGCAAGGAACCCGGCCGGCGCTACGAGTCCGTCGGCCGTCTGCGGGACGATCTCAACAACTACCTCGCCGGCCTACCGGTTTCCGCCCGCCCGGACACCTGGCACTATCGACTGGGAAAGTTCATCCGGCGCAACGCCCTGCCCGTCGCCGCCACCGTCGGGACCGCGCTCCTCATCGCCTTTCTCGTCATCAGCTTCACCATCCGCCTGGCCCGCGAACGGGACCAGACCCTCGCCGCCGCCCAGCGGGCGGAACAGCAGCGCCAGATCGCCGAGACGAGGAGCCGGGAAGCCGTCGCGGTGGAAGATTTCCTCATCGACCTCTTCGACGTGTCGGATCCCAACCTCAGCGGCGCCGCCGGCCGCGACCTCACCGCCCTCGAGATCCTCCAGCGGGGCCTCGGGCAACTTCGCGACCCGTCGTCCCAAAACCTCCGCGGCCGGGCCCGGCTGTTCGCCGCGGTAGGCAAGATCTACAGCCACCTGGAACTCTTCGACGAAGCGGACGACATTCTCCAGGAAGCCCTCCGAATCGCCGAAAACGCGCCGGGAGACCATCGCCTGGAGCATTCCTACGTCCTCGGCACCTATGGTGACTTCCTCTATCAAGCCGGCAAGACCCCCGAGGCGATCGAGCCGCTGCGCCAAACCCTCGCCCTGCGGCGGGACGTCCTGCCGGCCGGCCATGAGCGAATCGCCACTGCTGCCGCGGGACTGGCCAACGTCCTGTTGTCCAACGGTCAGGCCGAGGAAAGCGCCCGGTTGGCAACCGAGGCCTTGGTGGTCATGGAAGCCCTCGACCGACCCGATCCCGGGCAGTTCTCCTTTCTTCTCTGCTTGCTAGGGCAGGCCAAGCTGCAGCACGGTGAGTTTCAGGAGGCCGAAGCCGTTCTGCTGCGCGCCCTCGACCATTCCCGCCAACACTTCGAAGAAGAGAGTTTTCAACACGTCCAGGTGATCGAGTCGCTGTCCCATGCCTACATCAACCAAGGCAAACATGAAGCCGCCATCCCCCTGCTAGAGCAGGCCATCCGCAGCCACAACACCCTTCTCGGACCGAACTCCTTCAAGGTGGCGCTGACCCAGCAAACCCTCGCCGCGAGCTATGTCGGCCTCGGTGAGCTGGCGGAGGCGACACGGTTGCAGCAAGACGCCCTGGCGATCGTCGCGGAGATTGCCGGCGCCGACTCCCGAGCCGCCATCAGCCTGCGGCACAACCTGGCCAGCCTGCGATTGGATCAGGGAGATGCGGCCGGCGCCGAGGCGGACTTCCGCGAGCTGCGAGCCGATCAAGAACGAACGCTCGTCCCGTCCCACCCGTTCCACGGCATTACCCTCGGCGACTTGGGCCGCGCCCTCACCGCCCAAGGCAAAGATCGAGAAGCCGAAGCCGTCCTCCTCGAAAGCCTGGCGCAGATCGAAGAACACAGCGGCCCGCGCGGCCAGTTCATCACCTACACCCTGCTCAATCTCGGCCGCCTCTACCGCAGCCAGGGGCGGGTGGAAGAGGCCGAGCCCCTCCTCCGCCGCGCCCTCGACATCCGCCGCGAGACCATGGCCGCGGATTCGCCGGAGGTCGAAGAGGCACGTGCAGAGCTGCTGGATTTTCTTCGGGATACGGGCCGAAGCGGGGAGGCTGAGGCATCCGGTTCAGCCCGAGTCTGCGGCGGGTGA
- a CDS encoding DUF5132 domain-containing protein, with translation MFTLSQGIYLLAGAAVGPFVYPLLRPLVKEVVKGGVYLVNGVGQLAAEIKEEVEDIAAEATSEVTPPAKKVSKSSKSAKA, from the coding sequence ATGTTCACGTTGTCACAAGGAATCTATCTCTTAGCGGGCGCTGCCGTCGGTCCATTCGTCTACCCACTCTTGCGTCCACTCGTGAAAGAAGTGGTCAAAGGAGGTGTTTACCTGGTGAACGGAGTGGGCCAGTTGGCGGCTGAAATCAAGGAAGAAGTCGAGGACATTGCAGCAGAGGCGACGAGCGAAGTCACACCGCCAGCCAAGAAGGTGTCCAAGTCGTCGAAATCGGCCAAAGCCTGA
- a CDS encoding caspase family protein, which translates to MRTALEALAAAAFVLFTAACSPGASSAPDPPAQTGARPTSDCPKGAAVASDGIRRLALVVGVGEYANPSVSDLPGPPNDAQRIYQLLTDEASGYGFPRSNVCLLLDEQATTAGFRQAFEQGLIARAEAGDVAVIYFAGHGAQTPDENGDESDGQDETLLFHDARTGDVGDLIDDEFHRLLTRLHRRTQRVTVILDSCTSASATRATGNAFTARFQPPAVARDHVLVAGDDTSRESDIGDDSAASWLPRDLPGVVTFSAASDNTPALERAGSGIFTDALLQVLSAHGGQPLSYAQAARRIRPLVAARSHQIPYFQGDLDSMVFADRSRRRPTAWEVTAVEPRLLLAGPPLPGMGAGAELRIYDGASTARAVRDPAGSKATVTVLGSGDGGSEEPVTAFNSTALNVTAQIIATPAGASEIREGDLAVLVRPSDDFVELRVRIRPAREPGGVPRADAERLRAAVSGHPEAALLVQLTEQAGDFELSRQPSGDLGLWGPHRLRETYRAEGSRLARQVAASLWRHARQKALLALQGEGGDDFRDQETLEVSLVPANRQTICARGEWRAAAAGGEQAIPLCQRWHVKVRLSAESPLPLLVGGLVLSTDGGIATFPDGASSAVGSPDSHRQVKLAPGSEHIFRDTLFEARPPLDVQDKVMVFGTQESNPVAWHLLAATADSRSGSSAPRSPLFRALDRYLRPATRTQARVEEDADFADTTWTLTTTTLRVVGGGTASAGLSPQRDWKTICDPRSRCGAP; encoded by the coding sequence GTGAGGACCGCCCTCGAAGCCCTCGCGGCGGCGGCCTTCGTCCTCTTCACCGCGGCTTGCTCGCCGGGCGCCTCATCGGCACCGGATCCCCCGGCGCAGACCGGCGCGCGGCCCACTTCCGACTGCCCGAAGGGTGCGGCGGTGGCGTCCGATGGCATCCGCCGCCTGGCCTTGGTGGTAGGGGTGGGCGAATACGCCAACCCATCGGTGAGCGATCTTCCGGGACCGCCGAACGATGCGCAGCGGATCTACCAGCTTTTGACCGACGAGGCGAGCGGCTACGGCTTTCCGCGGTCGAATGTCTGCCTGCTGCTCGATGAGCAAGCCACCACCGCCGGATTCCGCCAAGCCTTCGAACAGGGACTGATCGCGCGCGCCGAGGCGGGCGACGTCGCGGTGATCTACTTCGCCGGCCACGGCGCTCAGACTCCGGACGAAAACGGCGACGAATCCGACGGACAGGACGAAACCCTGCTCTTTCACGACGCTCGCACCGGCGACGTCGGCGACCTCATCGACGATGAATTCCATCGCCTTCTCACCCGCCTCCACCGGCGCACCCAGCGGGTGACGGTGATCCTCGACTCCTGCACTTCGGCCTCTGCCACCCGAGCCACCGGCAACGCCTTCACGGCGCGCTTTCAGCCACCGGCGGTGGCGCGCGATCACGTCCTCGTCGCCGGGGACGATACATCTCGGGAAAGCGACATCGGCGACGACAGTGCCGCGAGCTGGCTGCCCCGGGACCTGCCGGGAGTGGTGACCTTCTCTGCCGCCTCGGACAACACCCCGGCCCTGGAGCGGGCCGGCTCCGGCATCTTCACCGACGCCCTCCTCCAGGTCCTCTCGGCCCATGGCGGTCAACCCCTGAGCTACGCCCAGGCGGCGCGGCGCATCCGACCTTTGGTGGCGGCCCGCAGCCACCAGATCCCTTACTTTCAGGGCGACCTCGATTCCATGGTCTTCGCCGACCGGAGCCGCCGCCGCCCCACCGCCTGGGAAGTCACCGCGGTAGAGCCCCGGCTGCTCCTCGCCGGGCCGCCGCTGCCGGGCATGGGCGCCGGTGCGGAGCTGCGGATCTACGATGGCGCCAGCACGGCCCGGGCCGTTCGGGATCCCGCCGGGTCGAAAGCCACCGTCACCGTCCTGGGTTCGGGGGACGGAGGATCCGAAGAGCCCGTCACCGCCTTCAACAGCACCGCCCTCAATGTCACCGCTCAGATCATCGCGACGCCCGCCGGCGCTTCCGAGATCCGCGAGGGAGATCTCGCCGTCCTGGTCCGGCCGAGCGACGACTTCGTGGAGTTGCGCGTACGGATTCGCCCCGCCAGAGAACCCGGGGGCGTGCCGAGGGCGGATGCCGAACGCCTCCGAGCCGCCGTCTCCGGCCATCCGGAAGCGGCTCTGCTGGTGCAGTTGACCGAACAGGCCGGCGACTTCGAGCTGTCCCGCCAGCCCTCCGGCGATCTCGGCCTGTGGGGCCCACACCGCCTGCGGGAGACCTATAGAGCAGAAGGCTCTCGCCTCGCCCGCCAGGTCGCCGCAAGCCTGTGGCGCCACGCCCGGCAGAAGGCTCTGCTGGCGCTCCAGGGCGAAGGCGGCGACGACTTTCGGGACCAGGAGACTCTGGAAGTCTCCCTCGTGCCGGCGAACCGCCAAACGATCTGCGCGCGGGGCGAATGGCGGGCAGCGGCAGCCGGGGGCGAGCAGGCGATTCCCCTATGCCAGCGGTGGCACGTCAAGGTTCGCCTCAGCGCGGAATCGCCCCTCCCCCTGCTGGTCGGCGGGCTGGTGCTGTCGACGGACGGCGGCATCGCGACCTTCCCGGACGGCGCATCCTCCGCCGTCGGAAGCCCGGACTCCCACCGCCAGGTCAAGCTCGCACCCGGCAGTGAGCACATCTTCCGCGACACCCTGTTCGAGGCTCGGCCGCCCCTCGACGTCCAGGACAAGGTCATGGTCTTCGGCACCCAGGAATCGAACCCCGTGGCCTGGCATCTCCTCGCCGCGACGGCCGACAGCCGCTCCGGATCCAGCGCTCCGCGCAGCCCATTGTTCCGCGCTCTTGACCGCTACCTGCGCCCGGCCACGCGAACCCAGGCGCGAGTCGAAGAAGACGCCGACTTCGCGGACACCACCTGGACCCTCACCACCACCACCCTGCGGGTGGTCGGCGGCGGGACTGCTAGCGCCGGACTGTCGCCTCAGCGGGATTGGAAAACGATCTGCGATCCGCGAAGCCGCTGCGGAGCCCCCTGA
- a CDS encoding CNNM domain-containing protein, whose product MVLLLIYVGGALAISFLCSVLEATLLSVRTVELVERSSRGDRGAALLLELKQKRLDDAIGAILTLNTIAHTVGAALAGAQAAVVFGEAWIGVFSGVLTLLVLLFTEIIPKTLGTIYASSLTGFVARTTQFLTRLLKLPLWLIGFLTRRLVSKGHKPRVSRGEIAALAASAVQHGSLDEATSKVVTNVLRLKEVRVEEVMTPRTVVVMLPETTTLAEFLKDKDAGVFSRIPIYRENRDRVAGHILQREVLAAAARGDDPATPLSAFSRESVFVAEFESVEKVLQRMIETREHMALVNDEFGGLAGLVTLEDLVETAFGVEILDETDRVSDLREEAKKVARERYEQTVPE is encoded by the coding sequence ATGGTTCTACTCCTCATCTATGTCGGTGGCGCCCTGGCGATCTCGTTTCTTTGTTCGGTGCTGGAGGCGACCCTGCTCTCCGTTCGGACCGTCGAGCTGGTCGAGCGAAGCTCCCGCGGCGACCGCGGCGCGGCTCTTCTGCTGGAGCTGAAGCAGAAACGCCTGGACGATGCGATCGGTGCGATTCTCACCCTCAACACCATCGCTCACACGGTGGGCGCCGCCCTCGCCGGCGCCCAGGCGGCAGTGGTCTTTGGGGAGGCGTGGATCGGCGTGTTCTCCGGTGTCCTCACGCTGCTGGTGTTGCTGTTCACGGAGATCATCCCGAAGACCCTGGGGACGATCTATGCCTCGAGCCTGACCGGCTTTGTGGCCCGAACCACACAGTTTCTGACCCGCCTCCTCAAGCTACCGCTGTGGCTGATCGGTTTCTTGACCCGGCGCCTGGTCTCCAAAGGGCACAAGCCGCGGGTTTCCCGCGGCGAGATCGCGGCGCTGGCCGCCTCGGCGGTACAGCACGGTTCCCTGGACGAGGCCACCTCGAAGGTAGTGACCAATGTTCTCCGCCTCAAAGAGGTCCGGGTGGAGGAGGTGATGACCCCTCGCACGGTCGTTGTGATGCTGCCCGAGACCACAACCCTTGCGGAGTTCTTGAAAGACAAGGATGCCGGGGTCTTTTCGCGCATTCCGATCTATCGGGAGAACCGCGACCGGGTGGCGGGACACATTCTGCAGCGGGAGGTGCTGGCCGCCGCCGCCCGCGGTGACGATCCCGCCACTCCCCTGTCCGCCTTTTCTCGGGAATCGGTGTTCGTGGCGGAGTTCGAGTCCGTGGAGAAGGTGCTGCAAAGGATGATCGAGACCCGCGAGCACATGGCCCTGGTCAACGATGAGTTCGGTGGCTTGGCCGGCCTGGTGACCCTGGAGGATCTGGTGGAAACCGCCTTCGGGGTCGAGATCCTGGACGAGACGGACCGGGTGTCAGATCTGCGCGAAGAGGCGAAGAAGGTCGCCCGCGAGCGATACGAGCAGACCGTCCCGGAGTAG
- a CDS encoding CHAT domain-containing protein, translating to MSSNRVTPSLSTLHILALTFLLLTALLTTACGGVDGGASGEDSSAAGVQTRSPEQEVKALRKAHGDSDPRTLQAMARWIRSATGSGDLESGSAIFDRLLGLDLRSSPVLAWGKPPISLARHLGGLGELEAARRRIATQLEEHTEILDDFQLFALDVDRAVARLDLALGNEAEGIARLERILEKRRQAAGTPGAWVQIAERDLQQARRQGPGDSEALRPVAAQPTAAQPPPDDSPAAILAEAFSGRFADAGAAERLAEMGLAGAAGLGELFSGREENWARSFGQRAGRWSSSVAADQHAHFDNILELSTRSGLEVAERSRLYGSGDLSLVTRILRHGSPEQQNALVPEQVRRFQAPLSDDPPTSGAEIQAVIFQLQALTRALDRLPQDDPRFASLHNERERLHGDRRDLLNQAWNAHDVASMPTYLWELQPHLDPSLVMLYFVVGSDHTDLLVVPPTGDVKKHRAPIGRTALAEDLDRLLEQTTGLQRGVAEIEDFDQPDALSRAAAERRLYDLLIAPAAADIERAERVLIVPDGPLYRLPFASLRRPLDEDKEQFFVQWRPLYFAPSAAAYRAFILRRARQPGEPLAGRLTAFANPAYERSGSAGQKQPLPVAVRSAADRGFDGELVPLPGSEMEAQQIGRMFERGSRNASIHLGAGATEELAKEQAGEADILHFAVHGFVNEMQPEHSFLALSLADFHAEGPDARDPDNGILEGWEIVDQMALDAELVALSACETAVGRERGGEGPVSLSRAFLAAGARSVLASLWRVDDAATAELMISFYEHLLAGKAKDEALRQAQLDLLQNSDFRDPYYWAGFQLTGDWL from the coding sequence ATGTCTAGCAACCGAGTCACCCCCTCTTTGTCCACTCTCCACATCCTGGCGCTCACGTTCCTGCTGCTGACTGCGCTCCTCACGACGGCCTGCGGTGGGGTGGACGGCGGTGCCTCCGGCGAGGATTCCTCAGCCGCCGGTGTACAGACGCGCAGTCCGGAGCAGGAGGTCAAGGCCCTGCGCAAGGCCCACGGCGACAGCGACCCCCGCACGCTGCAAGCGATGGCCCGCTGGATCCGCTCGGCCACCGGCTCCGGCGATCTGGAGAGCGGCAGTGCGATCTTCGATCGCCTCCTCGGCCTCGACCTGCGTTCCTCGCCGGTCCTCGCCTGGGGCAAACCACCCATCTCCCTGGCGCGCCACCTCGGTGGACTGGGAGAACTCGAAGCGGCCCGGCGGCGGATCGCCACTCAGCTTGAAGAGCACACAGAGATTCTGGACGACTTCCAGCTCTTCGCCCTCGACGTCGATCGCGCCGTGGCCCGGCTGGACCTCGCCCTGGGGAACGAGGCCGAAGGGATCGCGCGGCTCGAACGAATCCTCGAGAAAAGAAGACAGGCCGCGGGCACTCCCGGAGCTTGGGTCCAGATCGCCGAGCGGGATCTTCAGCAAGCGCGGCGGCAGGGCCCCGGGGACAGTGAGGCACTTCGCCCGGTAGCGGCCCAACCCACGGCCGCGCAGCCGCCGCCGGACGACAGCCCGGCCGCCATTCTGGCCGAAGCGTTCTCCGGCCGCTTTGCGGACGCCGGCGCCGCAGAGCGCCTGGCCGAAATGGGCCTGGCCGGCGCCGCGGGCCTGGGAGAACTGTTCTCCGGTCGCGAGGAGAACTGGGCGCGCTCCTTCGGCCAGCGCGCAGGGCGCTGGTCGTCGTCGGTCGCCGCCGATCAACACGCTCACTTCGACAATATTCTCGAGCTTTCAACCCGATCGGGTCTCGAGGTCGCCGAGCGCTCACGGCTCTACGGCTCCGGCGACCTCAGCCTGGTCACCCGCATCCTGCGGCACGGATCGCCGGAGCAGCAAAACGCCCTGGTCCCGGAGCAGGTTCGAAGATTCCAGGCGCCGCTCTCCGACGACCCACCGACCTCCGGCGCGGAGATCCAGGCCGTGATCTTCCAGCTTCAAGCTCTCACCCGAGCCCTCGATCGCCTGCCGCAGGACGACCCACGATTTGCCTCCCTGCACAACGAGCGGGAACGCCTCCATGGGGACCGGCGAGACCTCCTGAACCAAGCCTGGAACGCCCACGACGTGGCCTCCATGCCCACCTATCTGTGGGAGCTCCAGCCGCACCTCGACCCGAGCCTGGTGATGCTCTACTTCGTGGTGGGTTCCGACCACACGGACCTGCTGGTGGTGCCGCCCACCGGCGATGTGAAGAAACACCGCGCGCCGATCGGCCGAACGGCGCTGGCGGAAGACCTCGACCGGCTGCTGGAGCAAACCACCGGCCTCCAGCGGGGAGTCGCCGAGATCGAAGATTTCGATCAGCCGGACGCCCTCTCCAGGGCGGCGGCGGAGCGGCGGCTCTACGACCTGCTGATCGCGCCGGCGGCGGCGGACATCGAGCGGGCCGAGCGAGTGCTGATCGTGCCGGACGGGCCGCTCTACCGGCTACCCTTCGCCTCGTTGCGCCGCCCCCTCGACGAGGACAAAGAACAGTTCTTCGTGCAGTGGAGACCGCTCTACTTTGCTCCCTCCGCTGCCGCCTATCGCGCCTTCATCCTGCGCCGGGCGCGGCAGCCCGGGGAGCCCCTCGCGGGGCGTCTCACCGCTTTCGCGAACCCTGCCTACGAGCGCTCCGGATCAGCCGGTCAGAAGCAGCCTCTACCGGTGGCCGTCCGCTCCGCGGCGGACCGTGGTTTCGACGGTGAGCTCGTACCGCTCCCCGGCTCCGAGATGGAGGCACAGCAGATCGGTCGGATGTTCGAGCGGGGCTCGCGGAACGCCTCCATCCACCTCGGAGCCGGCGCTACCGAAGAACTCGCCAAAGAGCAGGCCGGCGAGGCCGACATCCTGCACTTCGCGGTCCACGGCTTCGTTAACGAGATGCAGCCGGAGCACTCCTTCCTCGCCCTCAGCCTCGCCGATTTCCATGCCGAGGGCCCCGACGCCAGAGACCCCGACAACGGCATCCTCGAAGGCTGGGAGATCGTCGACCAAATGGCGCTGGACGCCGAGTTGGTCGCGCTCTCGGCTTGTGAAACGGCGGTCGGCCGCGAGCGCGGCGGCGAAGGCCCGGTCAGCCTGAGCCGCGCCTTCCTGGCGGCCGGTGCGCGCTCCGTTCTGGCCTCCCTCTGGCGGGTGGACGACGCCGCGACGGCGGAGTTGATGATCTCCTTCTACGAACATCTGCTGGCCGGCAAAGCCAAGGACGAGGCCTTGCGGCAAGCGCAACTCGACCTGCTGCAGAACTCGGACTTCCGCGACCCCTACTACTGGGCCGGCTTCCAGCTCACCGGCGACTGGCTGTGA
- a CDS encoding ECF-type sigma factor, with protein sequence MTDLIEAHRRGEPRAFEDFVALLYGDLHRIAHFQRRRLRPGETLNTTALVHEAFAKIAQQTNPQWDGRSHFLGVVGHAMRHILVDTARRRLSAKRGGGQRPKTLEDSLHADARHARDVLAVDQALHRLRALDERMCRVVECRFFAGLSREETAAALGISPRTVHRDWLRAKAWLHQLLSPAEPGRGQADG encoded by the coding sequence GTGACCGACCTCATCGAGGCCCATCGGCGAGGGGAGCCCCGCGCCTTCGAAGACTTCGTGGCGCTGCTCTATGGAGATCTCCACCGCATCGCGCACTTCCAGCGCCGCCGCCTGCGGCCGGGAGAAACCCTCAACACCACCGCCTTGGTCCATGAGGCCTTCGCCAAGATCGCCCAGCAGACAAACCCCCAGTGGGACGGACGATCGCACTTTCTGGGGGTGGTGGGGCACGCCATGCGCCACATCCTGGTGGACACGGCGCGCCGCCGGCTGAGCGCCAAGCGCGGCGGCGGCCAAAGGCCGAAAACCCTGGAAGATTCCCTCCATGCGGACGCCCGCCACGCCCGGGACGTGCTGGCCGTGGACCAGGCCCTCCATCGTCTGCGCGCCCTGGACGAGCGGATGTGCCGGGTGGTTGAGTGCCGGTTCTTCGCCGGCCTTTCGCGCGAAGAGACCGCGGCAGCCCTCGGCATCTCGCCGCGCACGGTGCACCGCGACTGGTTGCGGGCCAAAGCCTGGCTGCACCAGCTCTTGAGCCCTGCCGAACCGGGGCGAGGACAGGCCGATGGCTGA
- a CDS encoding MBL fold metallo-hydrolase, with protein MVLTVPVATVDAQEVPPFKVHFIDVGQGDATLFEFPCAAMLVDAGGEKNPRFNSNETLVEYLQVFFAERPELDRTLRLVALTHPHLDHTRGIEPLLLAGIRVENVVTNGQTVGSGGRGQEALQTYAQQPGRAARVVEFDRLSDVAPQRDEVIDPIDCRQGSSPHDVDPEIEILWGYLKEDPGWGYEVFDGERKYHFRDQNNHSLVIRVEYGDASVLLTGDLEEVAIEDLVRRYPQDELKSDVYQVGHHGSANGTTRALLDRIRPKVAVLSMGPSDRKCRFWWSGGCWTAYAFGHPRKGVVEMLEDAVRLRRGSPQTEPVARRAKRFEPMTLKKCIYGTGWSGTVVLSLDKTGWIELVEPADQPCGAASPAADSG; from the coding sequence GTGGTCCTGACCGTGCCCGTGGCCACCGTTGACGCCCAGGAGGTGCCGCCGTTCAAGGTGCACTTCATCGATGTGGGCCAAGGGGATGCGACGCTTTTCGAATTTCCCTGTGCGGCGATGCTGGTCGACGCCGGAGGGGAGAAGAACCCGAGATTCAACAGCAACGAGACGCTCGTCGAGTACCTCCAGGTTTTCTTCGCGGAGCGCCCGGAGCTGGACCGCACCTTGAGGCTGGTCGCTCTCACCCATCCGCACCTGGACCACACGCGCGGCATCGAACCGTTGTTGCTGGCGGGGATCCGAGTCGAGAACGTGGTGACCAACGGCCAGACCGTCGGTTCCGGTGGTCGAGGTCAGGAGGCGTTGCAGACCTACGCCCAGCAGCCTGGACGAGCCGCTCGCGTCGTCGAATTCGACCGCCTGTCCGATGTGGCGCCGCAGAGGGATGAGGTGATCGACCCCATCGATTGCCGGCAGGGGTCGTCGCCGCACGATGTCGACCCAGAGATCGAGATCTTGTGGGGGTACCTCAAGGAGGATCCGGGCTGGGGGTACGAGGTATTCGACGGCGAACGAAAATATCACTTCAGGGACCAGAACAACCACAGCTTGGTGATCCGAGTTGAATATGGAGACGCTTCGGTCCTGCTCACCGGGGATCTCGAAGAGGTGGCCATCGAGGATCTGGTGCGACGCTACCCGCAGGATGAGCTGAAGTCCGATGTGTATCAGGTGGGGCACCACGGCTCCGCCAACGGCACCACCCGAGCATTGCTCGACCGGATCCGGCCCAAGGTTGCGGTGCTCTCCATGGGGCCGAGCGATCGCAAGTGCCGGTTTTGGTGGAGCGGTGGCTGCTGGACCGCTTACGCATTCGGGCATCCGCGCAAGGGGGTGGTCGAAATGCTGGAAGATGCCGTTCGGCTCCGGCGCGGCTCGCCGCAAACGGAACCGGTGGCCCGTAGGGCCAAGCGATTCGAGCCCATGACTCTGAAGAAGTGCATCTACGGCACCGGTTGGTCCGGCACGGTAGTGCTGTCGCTGGACAAGACCGGCTGGATCGAGCTGGTAGAGCCCGCGGACCAACCCTGCGGCGCGGCCTCACCCGCCGCAGACTCGGGCTGA